A DNA window from Guyparkeria halophila contains the following coding sequences:
- the accB gene encoding acetyl-CoA carboxylase biotin carboxyl carrier protein, whose product MDIRKVKKLIELLEESGVAEIEIKEGEESVRISRHSQQPPMMQAAAPAPAPQPAAPAPAASGEPAPRETPEARGKTINSPMVGTFYRASSPDSSAFVEVGTTVSKGDTICIIEAMKMFNQIEAEVDGTIKEILVENGQPVEYDQPLFVIE is encoded by the coding sequence ATGGATATTCGCAAGGTCAAGAAACTGATCGAACTGCTCGAGGAGTCGGGCGTCGCCGAAATCGAGATCAAGGAGGGCGAGGAGTCGGTACGCATCTCGCGCCACTCCCAGCAGCCGCCCATGATGCAGGCGGCCGCGCCGGCGCCTGCCCCGCAACCGGCTGCCCCCGCTCCGGCGGCGTCAGGTGAACCCGCACCCAGGGAGACGCCGGAGGCCCGCGGCAAGACCATCAATTCGCCGATGGTGGGCACCTTCTATCGTGCCTCGTCACCCGATTCGAGCGCCTTCGTCGAGGTGGGCACCACCGTGAGCAAGGGCGACACCATCTGCATCATCGAGGCGATGAAGATGTTCAACCAGATCGAGGCGGAGGTCGACGGCACGATCAAGGAGATCCTGGTGGAGAATGGCCAGCCGGTGGAATACGACCAGCCGCTGTTCGTGATCGAGTAA
- the aroQ gene encoding type II 3-dehydroquinate dehydratase has product MKRILVLNGPNLNRLGTREPERYGRLTLADIGQRLDRAAEGQGAALEHFQSNHEGEAIDRLHHAADDGLDGVLINPGAWTHTSVALRDALLAIDRPFIEVHLSNIHAREAFRQHSYFSDVAVGSIVGLGALGYELALTALIAHLDASSA; this is encoded by the coding sequence ATGAAACGGATCCTGGTACTCAACGGCCCCAACCTCAATCGGCTCGGCACCCGCGAGCCCGAGCGCTACGGGCGACTGACGCTGGCCGACATCGGCCAACGCCTCGACCGGGCCGCCGAAGGACAAGGGGCGGCGCTGGAACACTTCCAGAGCAACCACGAGGGCGAGGCCATCGACCGGCTGCATCATGCGGCCGACGATGGGCTGGACGGGGTGCTGATCAACCCCGGCGCCTGGACCCACACCAGCGTCGCGCTGCGGGATGCCCTGCTCGCCATCGACCGGCCGTTCATCGAGGTTCACCTCTCCAACATTCACGCCCGCGAGGCCTTCCGGCAGCATTCCTATTTCTCGGATGTGGCCGTCGGCAGCATCGTCGGGCTGGGGGCGCTGGGCTACGAACTGGCCCTGACCGCCCTGATCGCTCATCTGGACGCATCGTCCGCCTGA
- the dsbD gene encoding protein-disulfide reductase DsbD — protein MRSNHSLTAPWVRIAAFLLVTVALAWQTAASAQPELLGPEEAFGVEVSHDDGELRLDFRVVEGYHLYQDKLKIRGGDSVELGEPQLPEAVIEDDPVFGETPVYKDDFTARVPVESAPGGEARITVEYQGCSDIHGVCYPPETHELSVDLPPIDASASADAASDASGADSRDGGISLGGFGSSNEPMDPEEAFVPEVIVDDGSVFVRFDIAPEYYLYRDRTKAAVAGDASIRATHIGEGERKDDPNFGTVWVFHDQLETELSIDADAPYTLVIGYQGCADMGLCYPPMEKAWRIDPAAGDAERLDEVPGDAGELTPLEDMPSLGQNRGDDRGEAPAGSGPSTDTATEAAAQTGSETDMITQRLIDGSPWAIILGFLIFGLLLAFTPCVFPMIPILSGIIAGQGEHITTRKAFVLSVVYVLAMAVTYTVAGVLAGLFGANLQAAFQNPWILSVFAAIFVALALSMFGFFELQLPSSIQSRIMQVQNRQQGGTLTGVAVMGFLSALIVGPCMAPPLAGALIYIGQTGDAVIGGLALFALSIGMGLPLILVGTLGGKYMPKAGGWMDAVKAVFGVVLLGLAIWMLERFLSPAITQLMWAVLLIASAVYMGATESLRDTASGWLRLWKSLGLVLLLWGALMLIGVAAGAKGTPFAPLTGLSLGGGGGQIAELEFRQVNDEQELDQALEQARAAGQPVMLDFYADWCISCKEMEHNTFSDPRVIEALSGFLVLQADVTANNADHKALLKRFDLYGPPGIIFWDASGERVRQHWVVGYQPPDEFLGHVTAVSNR, from the coding sequence ATGCGTTCAAACCACTCCCTGACCGCACCCTGGGTGCGAATCGCCGCCTTCCTGCTTGTCACCGTCGCCCTCGCCTGGCAGACGGCGGCCAGTGCCCAGCCCGAATTGCTGGGACCGGAAGAGGCCTTCGGTGTCGAGGTCAGCCACGACGACGGCGAACTGCGCCTCGACTTCCGCGTGGTGGAGGGCTACCACCTCTACCAGGACAAATTGAAGATCCGTGGCGGCGATTCGGTCGAACTCGGGGAGCCGCAACTGCCCGAGGCGGTGATCGAGGACGACCCGGTCTTCGGCGAGACCCCCGTCTACAAGGATGACTTCACCGCCCGCGTACCGGTGGAATCCGCTCCCGGCGGCGAGGCGCGCATCACGGTCGAGTACCAGGGTTGCTCCGACATCCACGGCGTCTGCTACCCGCCGGAGACGCACGAGCTTTCCGTCGACCTGCCGCCGATAGATGCCAGCGCCTCGGCGGATGCGGCATCAGACGCCTCCGGCGCCGATTCGCGCGATGGCGGCATCAGCCTGGGTGGCTTCGGCAGCAGCAACGAACCGATGGACCCCGAAGAGGCGTTCGTCCCCGAGGTGATCGTCGATGACGGGAGCGTGTTCGTCCGCTTCGACATCGCCCCGGAGTACTACCTGTATCGCGATCGCACCAAGGCGGCCGTGGCGGGCGATGCATCCATCCGCGCCACGCACATCGGCGAGGGCGAGCGCAAGGACGATCCCAATTTCGGCACCGTCTGGGTCTTCCACGACCAGCTGGAGACCGAACTGTCGATCGACGCCGATGCGCCGTACACCCTGGTGATCGGCTACCAGGGCTGCGCCGACATGGGCCTGTGCTATCCGCCGATGGAGAAGGCCTGGCGGATCGATCCGGCCGCGGGCGACGCCGAGCGCCTCGACGAGGTACCCGGCGATGCCGGCGAGCTGACCCCGCTGGAAGACATGCCGTCACTCGGCCAGAACCGGGGCGATGACCGGGGCGAGGCACCGGCCGGCAGCGGCCCATCGACCGACACCGCCACCGAGGCCGCCGCCCAGACGGGCTCGGAAACGGACATGATTACCCAGCGCCTGATCGACGGCAGCCCCTGGGCGATCATCCTGGGCTTTCTGATCTTCGGCCTGTTGCTCGCGTTCACGCCCTGCGTCTTCCCGATGATCCCGATCCTTTCGGGCATCATCGCCGGCCAGGGCGAGCACATCACCACCCGCAAGGCCTTCGTGCTCTCGGTGGTCTACGTCCTCGCCATGGCGGTCACCTACACCGTGGCCGGGGTACTGGCCGGGCTGTTCGGTGCCAACCTGCAGGCCGCCTTCCAGAACCCCTGGATACTGAGCGTGTTCGCCGCGATCTTCGTCGCGCTGGCCCTGTCGATGTTCGGCTTTTTCGAACTCCAGCTGCCCTCCTCGATCCAGTCGCGGATCATGCAGGTGCAGAACCGCCAACAGGGCGGCACACTCACCGGCGTGGCGGTGATGGGCTTTCTTTCGGCCCTGATCGTCGGTCCCTGCATGGCCCCACCGCTGGCCGGCGCCCTGATCTATATCGGCCAGACCGGCGATGCGGTGATCGGCGGGCTGGCGCTGTTCGCCCTGTCGATCGGCATGGGCCTGCCACTGATCCTGGTCGGCACGCTGGGCGGCAAGTACATGCCCAAGGCCGGCGGCTGGATGGATGCGGTCAAGGCCGTGTTCGGCGTGGTGCTGCTCGGCCTGGCGATCTGGATGCTCGAGCGCTTCCTGTCCCCGGCCATCACCCAGCTGATGTGGGCCGTGCTGCTGATCGCCTCGGCGGTCTACATGGGGGCGACCGAATCGTTGCGTGACACCGCCTCGGGCTGGTTGCGCCTCTGGAAGTCGCTGGGACTGGTGCTGCTCCTCTGGGGCGCGCTGATGCTGATCGGCGTCGCCGCCGGGGCCAAGGGCACCCCGTTCGCGCCGCTTACCGGCCTGTCGCTGGGTGGCGGTGGCGGCCAGATCGCCGAGCTCGAGTTCCGCCAGGTAAACGATGAACAGGAACTCGACCAGGCACTCGAGCAGGCCAGGGCCGCCGGCCAGCCGGTGATGCTCGACTTCTACGCCGACTGGTGTATCTCCTGCAAGGAGATGGAACACAACACCTTCAGCGATCCGCGCGTGATCGAGGCGCTGAGCGGTTTTCTGGTGCTGCAGGCCGACGTGACCGCCAACAACGCCGACCACAAGGCATTGCTCAAGCGTTTCGACCTGTACGGCCCGCCGGGGATCATCTTCTGGGATGCCTCGGGCGAACGGGTGCGTCAGCACTGGGTGGTCGGGTATCAGCCACCCGACGAGTTCCTCGGCCATGTCACGGCCGTCTCGAACCGCTGA
- the cutA gene encoding divalent-cation tolerance protein CutA, with protein sequence MTIEQSTIALVITTLDDPRAADELSARLLADGLVACVNILGPVRSAYHWQGELCRDEEYQLHMKTSLDRIDDLKDAIEQYHPYDCPEVVILPAESSQSYSEWVQQCVQTTP encoded by the coding sequence ATGACGATCGAGCAAAGCACAATAGCACTGGTCATCACGACACTGGACGACCCCCGCGCGGCCGATGAGTTGAGCGCGCGCCTGCTGGCCGACGGTCTGGTGGCCTGCGTGAACATCCTCGGCCCGGTTCGCTCGGCCTACCACTGGCAGGGCGAGTTGTGCCGCGATGAGGAATACCAGCTTCACATGAAGACCAGCCTCGACCGCATCGACGACCTCAAGGACGCGATCGAGCAATATCACCCCTACGACTGCCCCGAGGTGGTTATCCTGCCGGCCGAAAGCAGCCAGTCTTACTCCGAATGGGTTCAGCAATGCGTTCAAACCACTCCCTGA
- a CDS encoding FxsA family protein, giving the protein MRKLSGFILFLPLVELVLLIAMGAAMGFLVTLLWIVATGVWGAWLMRTAGPNAMARAQRDVAATGRGEIDGLGVAANFLGGLMLLLPGPLTDLLGLVLVTPFLRRLAFGAWLAGRLQQVVVERGGFGTGPRGPFGPGADGNVYDADPDDIRRDEPRDPRRIDRDRD; this is encoded by the coding sequence ATGCGAAAACTGTCCGGTTTCATCCTCTTCCTGCCCCTCGTCGAGCTGGTGCTCCTGATCGCGATGGGCGCGGCCATGGGGTTTCTTGTCACGCTGCTGTGGATCGTCGCCACCGGTGTCTGGGGGGCGTGGCTGATGCGCACCGCCGGGCCCAATGCCATGGCGCGCGCCCAGCGTGACGTGGCGGCGACCGGTCGGGGCGAAATCGACGGGTTGGGCGTGGCGGCCAATTTCCTCGGCGGGTTGATGTTGCTGTTGCCGGGGCCGCTGACGGACCTGCTGGGGCTGGTGCTGGTGACGCCGTTCCTGCGTCGCCTTGCCTTTGGCGCGTGGCTTGCCGGACGGCTGCAACAGGTCGTGGTCGAGCGTGGCGGGTTCGGGACCGGTCCGCGGGGGCCGTTCGGTCCCGGTGCGGACGGCAATGTCTACGATGCCGACCCGGACGATATCCGGCGGGACGAGCCGCGCGACCCGCGTCGCATCGATCGCGACCGCGACTAG
- the hemG gene encoding protoporphyrinogen oxidase: protein MTASDHDAPGKTQTTDTLIIGAGASGLAAGWALARAGQRVTVLEAGDVPGGNIQSRRDGEWQVEIGPNTLMVKPPLYRLLKELGLTDEAIFAGEAGKKRYIAKGKRVLALPTHPLNAPFNPLLGPRSIGRILREPWVRRGTGEETLAHFVERRLGRNILDYLVDPFVSGVYAGDPARLSVQAAMPKLAAMEREHGSLIRGGFAAMKRAKRERREGTEPMPREWRGKLISFPGGIQTLTDRLAADIDAATDGTIACGRRVQAVQPEDGGWQAIDQDGTTWQAKRLVLATPAHVSASLLRPLDALLAEPLDEIVYPPVAAVALGFPPGVLAHPLDGFGVLIPRRERRRTLGALFSSTLFPNRAPHGHKLITAFIGGRQDPEALEMSDAELARQVSKDLGDLLGIEGQPVWQRVSRWPRAIPQYELGHLARIERLDQALEHYPGLSLIGNWREGIAVGDCLENGQALARRILDGEH, encoded by the coding sequence ATGACAGCAAGCGACCACGACGCCCCCGGCAAGACGCAAACGACCGACACGCTGATCATCGGCGCGGGCGCCAGCGGGCTGGCTGCCGGCTGGGCGCTGGCGCGGGCCGGCCAGCGGGTCACCGTGCTCGAGGCGGGCGACGTGCCTGGCGGCAATATCCAGAGCCGCCGCGACGGGGAATGGCAGGTCGAGATCGGGCCGAACACCCTGATGGTCAAGCCGCCGCTCTATCGGCTGCTCAAGGAACTGGGCCTGACCGACGAGGCGATCTTCGCCGGCGAGGCGGGCAAGAAACGCTATATCGCCAAGGGAAAGCGGGTGCTCGCCCTGCCCACCCATCCGCTCAATGCCCCCTTCAATCCGCTGCTCGGCCCGCGCAGCATTGGCCGCATCCTGCGCGAGCCCTGGGTGCGCCGGGGAACGGGCGAGGAGACGCTGGCCCACTTCGTTGAGCGCCGCCTGGGCCGAAACATTCTCGATTACCTGGTCGACCCATTCGTCTCGGGGGTCTACGCGGGGGATCCGGCCCGGCTGTCCGTTCAGGCCGCCATGCCCAAGCTCGCCGCCATGGAACGTGAGCATGGCTCGCTGATCCGCGGTGGATTCGCCGCCATGAAACGGGCCAAGCGGGAGCGCCGCGAAGGGACCGAGCCCATGCCGCGCGAATGGCGTGGCAAGCTGATCAGCTTTCCCGGCGGCATCCAGACACTCACCGACCGGCTCGCGGCGGACATCGACGCGGCAACCGACGGCACGATCGCCTGTGGCCGACGCGTGCAGGCCGTTCAGCCGGAGGATGGCGGCTGGCAAGCGATCGACCAGGACGGCACCACCTGGCAGGCCAAGCGGCTGGTGCTGGCCACGCCGGCCCATGTGAGCGCCTCGCTACTGCGCCCACTCGACGCACTGCTCGCCGAGCCGCTCGACGAAATCGTCTACCCGCCGGTCGCCGCCGTCGCCCTGGGCTTCCCCCCCGGCGTGCTGGCCCACCCGCTTGACGGCTTCGGCGTCCTGATTCCCCGCCGCGAACGTCGGCGGACGCTGGGTGCCCTGTTCTCCTCGACGCTGTTTCCCAATCGTGCGCCGCACGGCCACAAGCTGATCACCGCCTTCATCGGCGGGCGACAGGACCCCGAGGCACTGGAGATGAGCGATGCCGAGCTGGCCCGTCAGGTCAGCAAGGACCTGGGCGACCTGCTCGGCATCGAGGGACAGCCGGTCTGGCAGCGCGTCAGTCGCTGGCCGCGCGCGATTCCGCAGTACGAGCTGGGGCACCTGGCCCGGATCGAACGGCTCGATCAGGCACTCGAGCATTACCCCGGCCTGTCGCTGATCGGCAACTGGCGCGAGGGCATCGCGGTGGGTGATTGTCTCGAAAACGGTCAGGCGCTCGCCCGGCGGATTCTCGACGGCGAACACTGA